A single region of the Chryseobacterium sp. 6424 genome encodes:
- a CDS encoding phage tail protein, giving the protein MKKIILSLLVASSLTPLKAQASEPFLGQIAFVAFNFAPVGWAECNGQLLPIAQNTALFSLLGTTYGGNGVTTFALPDMRGRALVHAGQGAVSRQGNRERWRVLKHIR; this is encoded by the coding sequence ATGAAAAAAATAATTCTATCCCTGTTGGTAGCATCATCCCTTACGCCGCTAAAAGCACAAGCAAGCGAACCGTTTTTAGGACAAATTGCTTTCGTTGCTTTTAATTTTGCTCCCGTTGGTTGGGCGGAATGCAACGGCCAATTGCTACCTATTGCACAGAATACCGCACTTTTCTCGCTTTTGGGAACTACGTATGGCGGAAATGGTGTAACAACATTTGCTTTGCCTGACATGCGCGGACGGGCACTGGTTCACGCTGGTCAAGGCGCGGTCTCTCGCCAAGGCAACAGGGAGAGATGGCGGGTACTGAAACACATACGCTGA
- a CDS encoding formylglycine-generating enzyme family protein, producing the protein MRKYLKLIICFGSFFFLYQSCDKAATTDTSDKISASAKEVSINPEVKMVTIKGGEYQPFYGEDSSLVEVKDFLLDERPVTNREFLDFVKKNPQWKRSNVKAIFADETYLKDWQDDETLPKNADPNAAVTFVSWFAAKAYAKAAGKRLPTLDEWEYVAMADEETANARNKPSYSAHLINLYNEKDRQTHKVKLSKPNYWGVYNMFDIIWEWTDDFNSIMTTSDTRSGTFDDKGLFCAAAATTATDALNYASYMRYAFRASLKANYTVSNLGFRCAKDL; encoded by the coding sequence GTGCGCAAATATTTAAAATTAATTATCTGCTTTGGCAGTTTCTTTTTTCTATATCAGAGCTGTGACAAAGCCGCCACCACAGACACTTCAGATAAAATTTCAGCTTCAGCCAAAGAAGTTTCGATAAATCCTGAAGTAAAAATGGTGACCATAAAAGGCGGCGAATACCAGCCTTTTTACGGTGAAGACAGTTCTTTGGTTGAGGTAAAAGATTTTCTGCTGGATGAACGGCCCGTAACGAACCGTGAGTTTCTGGATTTCGTTAAAAAAAATCCGCAATGGAAACGCAGTAACGTCAAAGCCATTTTCGCGGACGAAACCTATCTAAAGGATTGGCAGGATGATGAAACCCTTCCGAAAAACGCGGATCCGAATGCCGCTGTCACTTTCGTGTCGTGGTTTGCAGCGAAAGCTTACGCAAAAGCTGCCGGAAAACGTCTTCCGACGCTTGATGAATGGGAATATGTGGCGATGGCCGACGAGGAAACTGCAAATGCGAGAAACAAGCCCAGCTATTCGGCACATCTGATCAATCTTTACAACGAAAAAGACCGTCAAACGCATAAAGTAAAACTTTCAAAACCCAATTATTGGGGCGTTTACAATATGTTTGATATCATTTGGGAATGGACGGATGATTTCAATTCGATCATGACGACCAGTGACACACGCAGCGGAACATTCGATGACAAGGGACTTTTCTGTGCGGCGGCGGCCACTACAGCCACGGATGCGCTGAATTACGCATCGTATATGCGGTATGCATTCCGGGCGAGTTTAAAAGCGAATTACACGGTATCCAATCTAGGATTTCGGTGTGCAAAAGATCTCTAA
- a CDS encoding SCO family protein: MKSIIFYLFSILALTACSQKNEEVSTSKDTRGNSIFVLDSKWQNQDGKELYLKDLKGKNLVMVMIFTSCQTACPLLVADMKSIEAKIDKKVLKETNFVLISIDPENDTPEVLKKYARKENLDRAPYTLLRGDLESTRELANVLAIKYKQITPIVFSHSNIITVFDKNGEMAGQEEGTVKSAAIAEMVNALK; the protein is encoded by the coding sequence ATGAAAAGTATAATTTTTTACCTCTTCTCAATTTTAGCTTTAACGGCGTGCAGCCAAAAAAATGAGGAAGTTTCTACCAGCAAAGACACCAGGGGAAATTCCATTTTCGTACTCGATTCGAAATGGCAAAACCAGGACGGCAAAGAACTTTATTTAAAAGATTTGAAAGGTAAAAACCTCGTAATGGTCATGATTTTTACGAGTTGCCAGACGGCCTGTCCACTCCTGGTGGCTGATATGAAAAGCATCGAAGCCAAAATCGATAAAAAAGTTTTAAAGGAAACCAACTTCGTCCTCATCTCGATTGATCCTGAAAACGACACGCCGGAAGTTCTGAAAAAATACGCCCGAAAGGAAAATCTGGACCGCGCACCGTACACACTTCTACGTGGCGATCTGGAATCTACGCGTGAACTTGCCAATGTGCTGGCCATAAAGTACAAACAAATTACGCCGATCGTTTTCTCGCACTCGAATATTATTACGGTATTTGACAAGAACGGTGAAATGGCCGGACAGGAAGAAGGTACCGTGAAATCTGCTGCCATTGCGGAGATGGTGAATGCATTGAAATAA
- a CDS encoding DUF4407 domain-containing protein — translation MKIPQPQPIKTHRMNWFQKFLLICSGGNIHILRKTPSEWNKFAGIGGIVLFTSVFATLSAGYAMFTVFDNIWISVAFALLWGLMIFNLDRYIVSSIKKTGTWWNQLLMSLPRLILAAFLGIIISKPLELKIFEKEVNKQLNTIIQRNKTQLQAEMNGRILQQSGPFETEKKQITARAAEYQRAYDSASVELEKEILGKQSGLTSGKVGYGTNAKRKAELKEQRRQDLENYQKSIAPRLEYLDKEISKVYTNIETERKKTETFEDKFNGFAARLQALDELGKNSEIIAVAAAFIMGLFITLEIAPVLVKLISAVGPYDYLLEKTENDFRLYAKEKIAKGNAATDWRIDDFSKKLGQDDFQEPEST, via the coding sequence ATGAAAATTCCACAACCTCAGCCTATAAAAACCCACCGGATGAATTGGTTTCAGAAGTTTTTACTGATTTGTTCTGGCGGCAATATCCATATTTTACGAAAAACGCCCTCCGAATGGAACAAGTTTGCAGGCATCGGCGGCATCGTGCTCTTCACGTCTGTATTCGCGACACTTTCAGCCGGTTACGCGATGTTTACCGTTTTTGATAATATCTGGATTTCCGTGGCGTTCGCCCTACTTTGGGGTCTGATGATCTTCAACCTCGACAGATACATTGTTTCATCGATTAAAAAGACCGGAACCTGGTGGAATCAGCTCTTAATGTCATTACCGCGACTGATTCTGGCAGCGTTTCTTGGAATCATTATTTCAAAACCACTCGAACTCAAAATCTTCGAAAAAGAAGTCAACAAGCAGCTCAACACCATCATCCAAAGGAACAAAACGCAACTTCAGGCCGAGATGAACGGTCGGATTCTGCAGCAATCCGGTCCGTTTGAAACCGAGAAAAAACAGATCACGGCGCGCGCGGCAGAGTATCAAAGAGCTTATGATTCCGCTTCGGTAGAGCTTGAAAAGGAAATTTTAGGAAAGCAAAGCGGTCTGACTTCCGGAAAAGTTGGTTACGGTACAAACGCAAAACGGAAAGCTGAACTCAAAGAACAGCGCCGGCAGGATCTGGAAAATTATCAGAAATCCATCGCACCGCGTTTGGAATATTTAGACAAAGAAATTTCGAAAGTTTACACGAACATTGAAACCGAGCGAAAGAAAACCGAAACCTTTGAAGACAAATTCAATGGTTTTGCGGCAAGACTTCAGGCGCTCGACGAGCTCGGAAAAAATTCGGAAATCATCGCTGTTGCTGCCGCGTTCATCATGGGACTTTTCATCACGCTGGAGATTGCGCCGGTTTTGGTGAAACTTATTTCGGCAGTGGGGCCTTATGATTATCTTTTAGAAAAAACCGAAAACGATTTCCGTCTTTATGCAAAAGAAAAAATCGCAAAAGGTAATGCCGCGACGGATTGGCGGATTGATGATTTCAGCAAGAAATTAGGTCAGGATGATTTTCAGGAACCTGAAAGCACGTAA
- the ruvC gene encoding crossover junction endodeoxyribonuclease RuvC, which produces MQTEKIILGIDPGTTIMGFGLISVLKGKMEMISIHELILKKYDNHETKLKVIFDRTLALIDEFHPDEVALEAPFFGKNVQSMLKLGRAQGVAMAAALHRDIPITEYSPKKIKMAITGNGNASKEQVAGMLQSLLNLKEFPTKYLDASDGLAVAVCHHFNSGNAVAEKSYTGWESFLKQNPDRLK; this is translated from the coding sequence GTGCAAACCGAAAAAATCATCCTTGGCATCGATCCCGGAACCACCATCATGGGTTTCGGCCTTATTTCCGTCCTCAAAGGGAAGATGGAAATGATCTCCATCCACGAACTGATCCTTAAGAAATACGACAATCACGAAACCAAGCTCAAAGTCATTTTCGACAGAACTTTAGCACTCATCGACGAATTTCACCCCGATGAAGTCGCGCTCGAAGCTCCGTTTTTCGGAAAAAATGTGCAGAGTATGCTCAAACTCGGCCGCGCACAGGGTGTGGCGATGGCCGCAGCGCTGCATCGTGATATCCCGATCACCGAATATTCGCCGAAAAAGATAAAAATGGCCATCACCGGCAACGGGAACGCCAGCAAGGAACAGGTCGCCGGCATGTTGCAAAGCCTGCTCAACCTAAAGGAATTCCCGACCAAGTATCTCGATGCTTCCGATGGGTTGGCGGTGGCGGTTTGCCATCATTTCAATTCCGGGAACGCCGTCGCCGAGAAATCTTATACAGGTTGGGAGAGTTTTCTGAAACAGAATCCTGACCGTCTGAAGTAG
- a CDS encoding MBL fold metallo-hydrolase, translating to MTRQEFLSTTFAAGLGLAVVPGILSCATPRNTFTPMVPSAGDLKTVRGNVSRYTNKGGTVGIFETKDGFVVVDSQFPDSIQPVLDGISAKGKPVLYLLNTHHHGDHTAGNFAFKDQKTKIVAHSRVPEFQRLAAEKSNKLSEQRYATELFDKEFAIELGREKIRAYHFGNGHTFGDAMYHFENDNVVHMGDLMFINMIPVYRTADGSDSRNWISVLEKALSTFGDDTRFIFGHADVPERSVGSKENIREMISFLTASNEFMLKAIKDGKSNDDLLKEHTFIPGFENRTTPQRFKGFLDELRITLS from the coding sequence ATGACACGCCAGGAATTTCTCTCTACAACATTTGCCGCAGGATTAGGACTCGCGGTAGTACCCGGAATTTTAAGCTGTGCCACGCCGCGTAACACCTTCACACCGATGGTTCCGAGCGCTGGTGACCTTAAAACCGTACGCGGAAACGTTTCACGCTATACGAATAAGGGCGGAACGGTAGGAATTTTTGAGACAAAAGATGGTTTCGTGGTGGTAGATTCGCAGTTTCCGGATTCGATTCAGCCGGTTTTAGATGGGATTTCGGCTAAAGGAAAACCGGTGCTTTATCTGCTGAACACTCATCATCACGGCGATCACACCGCCGGGAATTTTGCCTTTAAAGATCAGAAAACTAAAATTGTCGCGCACAGTCGAGTACCGGAATTTCAGCGGCTGGCAGCCGAAAAAAGTAATAAGCTGAGCGAACAGCGTTACGCAACCGAGCTTTTTGATAAGGAATTTGCCATCGAGCTGGGTCGTGAGAAGATTCGCGCCTACCACTTCGGCAACGGCCATACGTTTGGTGATGCGATGTATCATTTCGAAAACGATAACGTAGTGCACATGGGTGATCTGATGTTTATCAATATGATCCCGGTTTACCGGACTGCCGATGGTTCGGACTCGCGAAACTGGATTTCGGTTCTGGAAAAAGCGCTTTCAACCTTCGGTGATGACACGCGGTTTATTTTCGGGCATGCTGATGTTCCCGAGCGCTCGGTGGGCAGCAAAGAGAACATCCGTGAAATGATTAGTTTTCTCACGGCTTCCAATGAATTTATGCTGAAAGCCATCAAAGACGGCAAGAGCAATGACGATTTACTTAAGGAGCACACTTTTATTCCCGGTTTTGAAAACCGAACAACGCCACAGCGTTTCAAAGGCTTCCTTGACGAATTAAGAATTACACTTAGCTAA
- the gntA gene encoding guanitoxin biosynthesis heme-dependent pre-guanitoxin N-hydroxylase GntA has protein sequence MMDTNTQTADFAVINRDFKSFILETQHPCVMAKSVFKMNNYDLHVYDDMHGQADISQLLADLGTYLEGASKIDSMDFRSFVAVFPNNKFEDELSFENALWETLQKLHNADDAPWDENVSKDPNDAEFSFSLMGKAFYVIGMHPKSSRMARQAPYTALVFNLHFQFEKLREMGTYQNVRDMIRKNDEKLQGSINPVLKDFGDDSESKQYSGRNVESSWKCPFHHKHS, from the coding sequence ATGATGGACACAAATACTCAAACTGCGGATTTCGCAGTGATCAACCGCGACTTTAAATCATTTATTCTTGAAACCCAACATCCGTGTGTGATGGCCAAATCGGTTTTCAAGATGAATAATTATGACCTTCATGTTTATGATGATATGCATGGGCAAGCTGACATTTCCCAACTGCTCGCCGATCTTGGGACCTATCTTGAAGGTGCTTCAAAAATTGATTCGATGGACTTCCGTTCATTTGTGGCGGTTTTCCCAAATAATAAATTTGAGGATGAACTTTCTTTTGAAAATGCCCTTTGGGAAACGCTTCAGAAACTTCATAACGCTGATGATGCGCCGTGGGACGAGAACGTAAGCAAAGATCCAAATGATGCGGAATTCAGTTTTAGCCTGATGGGCAAAGCTTTTTATGTCATCGGAATGCACCCGAAAAGTTCACGGATGGCCCGACAGGCGCCTTATACCGCTTTAGTTTTCAATCTGCATTTTCAGTTCGAGAAACTGCGCGAGATGGGAACCTACCAAAACGTCCGCGATATGATTCGCAAAAACGATGAAAAGCTACAAGGCAGCATCAATCCCGTGCTTAAAGATTTCGGTGATGATTCTGAGAGCAAGCAGTACAGCGGCCGAAATGTTGAAAGTTCCTGGAAATGTCCGTTCCATCATAAACACAGCTAA
- a CDS encoding DUF1989 domain-containing protein, with amino-acid sequence MQDVTHTIPPQTGKAFLLNKGQILTVIDPQGCQVSDMVMLKRNDHGEKISSGKTLDFEESILLTAGNYLWSNRSQKMAKIIADTNGRNDFLLAPCSKETFEIMYDYKGYHPSCLENLTKNLEPFGVTQDEIPTAFNIFMNVQFDAKGKISVLPPTSKAGDYVQFEAMMDLLVCLTACSAEDSNGGSFKPIQYRIENNPK; translated from the coding sequence ATGCAAGACGTAACACATACCATCCCACCACAAACGGGTAAAGCATTTTTACTGAACAAAGGCCAGATCTTAACCGTGATCGATCCCCAAGGCTGCCAGGTCAGTGACATGGTGATGCTCAAACGGAACGATCATGGCGAGAAGATTTCATCCGGAAAGACGCTGGACTTCGAAGAATCAATCCTGTTAACAGCTGGAAATTATCTTTGGAGCAACCGTTCTCAAAAAATGGCCAAAATCATCGCCGACACCAATGGCCGCAATGATTTCCTTTTGGCGCCCTGCAGTAAGGAAACTTTTGAAATCATGTACGATTACAAGGGTTATCACCCAAGTTGCCTGGAAAATCTTACGAAGAATTTGGAGCCATTCGGCGTTACGCAGGACGAAATTCCGACTGCTTTCAATATCTTCATGAATGTACAGTTCGATGCAAAGGGAAAAATTTCCGTTTTGCCGCCCACTTCAAAAGCTGGAGATTACGTACAGTTCGAAGCCATGATGGATTTGCTGGTCTGCCTCACGGCGTGCTCTGCGGAGGACAGCAATGGTGGAAGTTTCAAGCCGATACAATACAGAATAGAGAATAATCCGAAATAA
- a CDS encoding methylmalonyl-CoA mutase family protein, which translates to MESQKYTPKNKIRIVTAAALFDGHDAAINIMRRVIQATGVEVIHLGHDKSAEEVVNTAIQEDANAIAITSYQGGHNEYFKYIYDLLRQRNASHIRIFGGGGGVILPEEIKDLMDYGITRIYSPDDGRELGLQGMIDDLVQKSDYATGENVGVEKLDQIRFEDSKSIAEVISAVENFSETKTDLVNEIDRRAKDSIIPIIGITGTGGAGKSSLTDELVRRFIRSNPEKKIAIISIDPSKKKTGGALLGDRIRMNSINDSRVYMRSMATRENNVSVSPHIHSALNILKIAGPDVIILETSGIGQSGSEIADIADVSMYVMTPEYGASTQLEKIDMLDYADLIALNKSDKRGALDALQAVKKQFQRNHVLFDQPLDEMPVFSTKASQFNDWGTTELYNSLIQKLNSKFTALNLSEYEEQNVSEETTIIPPKRVRYLSEIVDINRAYDKNVVEQALIAQKLYQLEGAKHALEGDEHCQEKIEKVFQKTKKQLSEENAYFLHGWHQFKEELNADSYSYFVRGKEIKVQTKSETLSHLKIPKIALPKFQDWGDLIRWKGQENVPGAFPFTAGIYPFKRTGEDPTRMFAGEGGPERTNRRFHYVSADMDAKRLSTAFDSVTLYGQDPALPPDIFGKIGNAGVSIATLDDAKKLYSGFDLVNAMTSVSMTINGPAPMLLAFFMNAAIDQNCEKYIEENNLWHVVEDKLKAKFDDKGLKRPVYHGELPPSNNGLGLKLLGLTGDEVLNADVYSKIKGETIATVRGTVQADILKEDQAQNTCIFSTEFALRLMGDVQQYFIEEKVRNFYSVSISGYHIAEAGANPISQLAFTLANGFTYVEYYLSRGMDINDFAPNLSFFFSNGIDPEYAVIGRVARRIWAKAMREKYNANERSQMLKYHIQTSGRSLHAQEIDFNDIRTTLQALYAIYDNCNSLHTNAYDEAITTPTEDSVRRAMAIQLIINKELGLAKNENPLQGSFIIEELTDLVEEAVYAEFDRITERGGVLGAMETMYQRSKIQEESMHYEWLKHTGEYPIIGVNTFLGKDGSPTVLPGEVIRSTEEEKQQQIRNLENYQQANAAKTEQALKDLQSAAINQQNLFAIMMEAVKYCSLGQITNALFEVGGKYRRNM; encoded by the coding sequence ATGGAAAGCCAAAAATATACTCCCAAAAACAAAATCAGAATTGTCACCGCCGCAGCCCTGTTCGATGGGCACGATGCCGCTATCAATATCATGCGCCGCGTCATTCAGGCCACCGGCGTGGAGGTGATTCACCTCGGGCACGACAAGTCCGCTGAAGAAGTGGTGAACACCGCGATTCAGGAAGATGCCAATGCGATCGCCATCACATCCTATCAGGGCGGTCATAATGAATATTTTAAATACATCTACGACCTGCTGAGGCAAAGGAACGCTTCGCACATCCGTATTTTTGGTGGCGGTGGCGGTGTTATTTTGCCTGAAGAAATTAAAGATTTGATGGATTACGGCATCACCCGAATCTATTCACCTGATGATGGCCGCGAGCTCGGTCTTCAGGGAATGATCGATGATTTGGTACAGAAATCCGATTACGCGACCGGTGAAAATGTCGGTGTCGAAAAGCTGGACCAGATTCGTTTTGAAGATTCAAAGTCCATTGCTGAAGTGATTTCCGCGGTTGAAAACTTCTCGGAAACTAAGACTGATCTGGTTAATGAAATCGACCGTAGAGCCAAGGATTCCATCATCCCGATCATCGGCATCACCGGAACGGGCGGCGCAGGAAAATCTTCTTTAACCGACGAATTGGTGCGAAGGTTCATCCGTTCGAATCCTGAAAAGAAAATTGCGATCATTTCGATCGATCCATCAAAGAAAAAAACCGGCGGCGCGCTGCTCGGCGACCGTATCCGGATGAATTCCATTAACGATTCGCGCGTGTATATGCGTTCGATGGCTACGCGCGAGAACAATGTTTCGGTGTCGCCGCACATTCATTCAGCTTTGAATATTTTAAAGATTGCTGGGCCGGATGTCATCATCCTTGAAACCTCCGGAATCGGCCAGTCGGGTTCCGAAATCGCCGACATTGCCGATGTTTCGATGTACGTGATGACGCCTGAATATGGTGCTTCCACCCAACTCGAAAAGATCGACATGCTCGATTATGCAGACCTGATCGCTTTGAATAAATCCGATAAACGTGGCGCCCTCGATGCGCTTCAGGCCGTGAAAAAGCAGTTCCAGCGAAACCACGTGCTGTTCGATCAGCCTTTGGATGAAATGCCGGTATTCTCTACCAAAGCCAGCCAGTTCAACGATTGGGGAACCACAGAGCTTTACAATTCGCTCATCCAAAAATTAAATTCAAAGTTTACAGCTTTAAACTTAAGTGAATACGAAGAACAAAACGTGTCGGAGGAAACCACGATCATACCGCCAAAACGGGTGCGTTACCTGTCCGAAATCGTCGATATCAACCGTGCTTACGATAAAAATGTTGTTGAACAGGCTTTGATTGCACAAAAACTTTATCAGTTGGAAGGTGCCAAACACGCGCTGGAAGGCGACGAGCATTGCCAGGAAAAGATCGAGAAAGTCTTCCAGAAAACCAAAAAGCAGCTTTCTGAAGAGAACGCCTACTTCCTGCACGGCTGGCACCAGTTTAAGGAAGAACTCAACGCTGACTCTTATTCGTATTTTGTGCGTGGCAAGGAAATCAAGGTTCAAACAAAGTCTGAAACGCTTTCACATCTTAAAATTCCGAAAATCGCGTTGCCGAAATTCCAGGATTGGGGTGATCTCATCCGCTGGAAAGGTCAGGAAAACGTACCGGGAGCTTTCCCGTTCACGGCCGGTATTTATCCTTTTAAAAGAACAGGCGAGGACCCGACAAGAATGTTTGCCGGCGAAGGCGGGCCTGAAAGAACCAACCGACGTTTTCATTACGTTTCGGCGGATATGGATGCCAAAAGGCTTTCCACAGCTTTCGATTCTGTGACGCTTTACGGTCAGGATCCGGCGCTTCCACCCGATATTTTCGGGAAAATCGGTAATGCGGGCGTGTCGATCGCCACTTTGGATGATGCCAAAAAGCTTTATTCAGGTTTTGATTTGGTAAATGCGATGACTTCCGTTTCGATGACGATCAACGGGCCGGCGCCTATGTTGCTCGCGTTTTTCATGAACGCGGCCATCGATCAGAACTGCGAAAAATATATCGAGGAAAACAATCTTTGGCATGTTGTAGAAGATAAATTAAAAGCCAAATTCGATGATAAAGGGTTGAAGAGACCGGTTTATCATGGTGAATTGCCGCCTTCAAACAACGGTTTGGGACTTAAACTGCTCGGTTTGACGGGGGACGAAGTCTTAAATGCTGATGTTTATTCAAAAATTAAAGGCGAAACCATCGCCACCGTGCGTGGAACCGTTCAGGCGGATATTTTGAAAGAAGACCAGGCACAGAACACCTGCATTTTCTCCACCGAATTTGCCTTAAGACTGATGGGCGATGTGCAGCAGTATTTCATTGAAGAAAAAGTAAGGAATTTCTACTCCGTATCTATTTCGGGTTACCACATTGCCGAAGCCGGCGCGAACCCGATTTCGCAGCTCGCATTCACGCTTGCTAACGGTTTCACCTATGTGGAATATTATCTGAGCCGCGGTATGGACATCAATGATTTTGCGCCAAACCTTTCCTTTTTCTTCTCGAACGGTATCGACCCGGAATATGCGGTGATCGGTCGTGTGGCACGCAGAATCTGGGCTAAAGCGATGCGCGAAAAATACAACGCCAACGAACGTAGCCAGATGCTGAAGTACCACATCCAGACTTCCGGACGTTCGCTGCACGCGCAGGAAATCGATTTTAATGATATCCGAACGACTTTGCAGGCGCTTTACGCGATCTATGATAACTGTAACTCACTGCATACCAATGCATACGATGAAGCGATCACCACACCTACGGAAGATTCGGTTCGTCGAGCAATGGCAATCCAATTGATTATTAATAAAGAACTTGGTCTGGCCAAAAACGAGAATCCTTTGCAGGGATCATTCATCATCGAAGAACTTACAGACCTTGTGGAGGAAGCTGTTTATGCAGAATTTGACCGTATCACAGAGCGTGGAGGTGTTTTAGGCGCAATGGAAACCATGTATCAACGCTCGAAGATCCAGGAGGAATCGATGCATTATGAATGGCTGAAACACACTGGCGAATATCCGATCATCGGTGTCAACACTTTCCTTGGCAAAGATGGTTCGCCCACAGTATTGCCCGGCGAAGTGATCCGTTCTACGGAAGAGGAAAAGCAACAGCAAATCCGAAATCTCGAGAATTATCAGCAGGCTAACGCCGCGAAAACTGAACAGGCACTGAAGGACCTGCAAAGTGCCGCGATCAACCAGCAGAATCTCTTCGCGATCATGATGGAAGCGGTGAAATACTGTTCATTAGGCCAGATCACTAACGCGCTGTTCGAAGTAGGCGGGAAGTACAGGAGGAATATGTAA
- the rpsT gene encoding 30S ribosomal protein S20 produces the protein MANHKSALKRIRQNEKKRLRNRYYHKTARTALKVLRNEEDKTVAAEQLPKVISLLDKLVKKNIIHKNKAANLKSKLTKHVNKLA, from the coding sequence ATGGCAAATCATAAATCAGCGCTGAAAAGAATCAGACAGAACGAAAAGAAAAGATTAAGAAACAGATACTATCATAAGACTGCTAGAACAGCTTTGAAAGTACTGCGTAATGAAGAAGATAAAACTGTTGCGGCTGAACAATTGCCAAAAGTAATCTCTTTGTTGGATAAATTGGTGAAGAAAAACATCATCCACAAAAACAAAGCAGCTAACCTGAAAAGCAAACTTACAAAGCACGTTAACAAACTTGCGTAA
- a CDS encoding N-acetylmuramoyl-L-alanine amidase, with protein MIRFSFSLKKYFLFLFIVIFSLSPAQKKFTIVLDAGHGGSDHGANRYYSDLGTVREKDIALSIVLKIGRMLEKNKDYKIIYTRKVDEFPSLIDRTTLANRSKADLFISVHCNASTKTSPYGTETFVQGPDQNKTNLEVAKAENDVIFLDEKDRQMFASYDPKSPESLIALKIQQSKYLESSLLFGSFVEENFVKKDKRLSRGVKQQNLHVLRLNAMPSVLIETGFISNYDEAVYLASDKGQDEIAGSIYEAVLSYKKAFDRNASVSAAREPEKPEEKPLKNDFRILLMSAPVKYNSGDPALKGLNYILTIKENRLYKYYYSTTNLASVRDNNLKTAKDAGFKNAAPVSFVPNQKLGIGYYTLELAVTQQRLSSNSPMLNALKDVNRVKQDGKFYYTYGKFATLEEAVQAQKTIEEKGIKNSVIEKVLK; from the coding sequence ATGATTAGGTTTAGTTTTTCTCTCAAAAAATATTTTCTCTTTCTTTTTATCGTAATCTTCAGTCTCAGCCCAGCGCAGAAAAAATTTACCATCGTTCTCGATGCCGGACATGGCGGTTCGGATCATGGTGCTAACCGGTATTACAGCGATTTGGGTACGGTTCGCGAAAAGGATATTGCCCTTTCAATCGTATTGAAAATTGGGCGTATGCTGGAGAAGAATAAAGATTACAAAATCATTTATACACGCAAGGTAGATGAATTTCCTTCCCTGATAGACCGTACGACACTGGCGAACCGCAGTAAGGCAGATTTATTTATCTCCGTGCACTGTAACGCAAGTACGAAAACTTCCCCTTACGGAACGGAAACATTCGTACAGGGCCCCGATCAGAACAAAACCAATCTTGAAGTCGCCAAAGCGGAGAATGATGTGATTTTTCTTGATGAAAAAGACCGCCAGATGTTTGCCTCATACGACCCGAAATCTCCCGAATCACTCATCGCGCTTAAGATCCAGCAAAGCAAGTATCTTGAAAGCAGTTTGCTTTTTGGCAGTTTCGTAGAGGAAAATTTTGTGAAAAAAGACAAACGTCTTTCCCGGGGCGTAAAACAGCAGAACCTCCACGTACTTCGTCTTAATGCCATGCCTTCTGTACTTATAGAAACAGGTTTCATCAGTAATTATGATGAGGCAGTGTATCTGGCATCAGATAAAGGACAGGATGAGATCGCCGGAAGTATTTATGAAGCAGTCCTCAGTTATAAGAAAGCGTTTGACCGCAATGCATCTGTATCCGCCGCACGCGAACCGGAAAAACCAGAGGAGAAACCGCTTAAAAATGATTTCAGAATCCTGCTGATGTCTGCCCCAGTGAAATACAACAGTGGCGACCCGGCACTGAAAGGCCTTAATTACATATTAACGATTAAAGAAAACAGGCTGTATAAGTATTATTACAGTACTACTAATTTGGCTTCGGTAAGGGATAACAACCTAAAAACAGCCAAAGACGCCGGTTTCAAAAATGCCGCGCCGGTTTCATTTGTGCCTAACCAGAAGTTAGGGATCGGTTATTACACGCTCGAACTTGCTGTTACACAACAGCGCCTAAGCAGCAACTCACCAATGCTTAATGCGCTGAAAGATGTAAACAGGGTAAAACAAGACGGAAAATTCTACTATACCTATGGCAAATTCGCTACTTTGGAAGAAGCGGTGCAAGCCCAAAAAACCATCGAAGAAAAAGGCATTAAAAATTCGGTGATTGAAAAAGTTTTAAAATAA